In Candidatus Micrarchaeota archaeon, the genomic window TATCAACCAAGTAATTTCAATTCTAATCAATTAACTACCCAAAGTTGCGATGTTCAAAGTCCAACTAATTCATCACAGATACCAGTTTGTAATTATTCGATAAGAGATATGAAGACAATTTTTAATTCTGTAGAAAACATACTGTTTGACACAATAGTTCTATTGTGTTCAGCAGTTGCCCTTTTCACGTTAAGGGTCTTGGAAGGACTTGAACTTGATCTATAAAAAATTCATGGTAAGTTATATGGATAATTTTAAGATAGCTCAACATAATAGTATATATCACACTTCTAAAATAAAAATAAGTCTTTGGGACATGCTTTCCGATTTTGGAGAGAAAATAGCAGATAGAGACAAATTTGCAAATGCTATTCTCAGTGCTAATGGGTGGGATAAAATTACAAAGACATACAACATTTCACCTTTGCTTTGGGATTCTTTAAGCTATTTTATTGAAGCTGTAGAATGCTACAGAGATGGCTTGTTTTTAGGGTCTGCAGTACTGTGTAGAGCATCAATTGATAATGCCTTATACTCTGTAGTCCACCACATATCAGCTTTGGAAATAAATATGAGACAAATTAGACCTTTAAAAGAAATAATAAAACAAGGAAAGTCATTTCGAGTTAGAATAACAGAAATAAGCCCATATGATGATCCACAAACCATAAGACAGATTAAAGACCCAAAAAGCAAGAAACGTAACTTTATAAGCAGAAAAGATTTATTTGATGCTGGAAAGGAACTTGAAGTGATAGATAGAGATATAGAGAAAAAAATTATTTCTGCAGTTGAAAAAGGAGATATAATAATGCATTATGGTGAGAGTGTACATAGAGTTTTCTTGAATAACAAAAGAGACCAAGAATCTTTAAAACGTCTTGCTAAGCATAGAAAACCACTATTAAATAATCAAAGTACAAAAAAGATGTTAATAGAAACTGCGGAAATTCTCGAACACCTTGTAAGTAAGATGGAAACATTACCCAAAGATATTACAATGCGTGGTTAGAAACCAAATTCTGATGTAAAATGGGATAAATATGTCAAAGATAGACTCTACCTTTAAATTTGATATAGCAAGCAAATTCTATGAAACTGCTAAGGCATGGGCAAAAGTCAGAGTAAAAAAAGATTCGAAAAGAGGTGATTATTACATTGATGTTTTGATAGGCTCTAAAGGAGATAAGAACCCACATGCACACATTGGAATAAATGGAGACCAATCACAAAGATTTTTTGAAACAAGAGGTATTATCAATACTTTTAGTAGAAAGGCAGTAGATAGTAAACAGGGTTTATTAGATGACAGAACCATAAATCTAAAGCCCCAAAAGGGTAAGAATAGCTTTACGTTCAATGTAGTAATTGATGATAGAACGAAAACCATCAAAGTGCTATTTAAGGAGGCTCAATTAAAACCAACTACATAAGGCAAGAAAGCATGTAAAAATAGTTGCAGAATCTGTAGGTCTACTCCTAATAGATAATAAGTAAATAGACCGTATACACTGCTACAATAAAGAGAAAAATCCATGATAGCATTAGGTATAAACCGTTGTAGCTTTTCCGTTTAGACCCGATCCATCTTACAGCAGCCGAAGCTAATAATACTAAGGCTATTATTTGACCTAATGTGCTGATGTGCAGTTTAAAGCTATATGCTAATGCATTTGCATTAGCCTGATTATTTAATGCAATATTTTGACTTAAAGTAATTCCGCTGACAACAAGAACTAAAGAAAATAGAAAGGCTACAATTGTGAGGATATTGCTATAAAGCATTCTTTCTTCATCATCTTTAAAAAGTTTATTGGACTGCCATTCCATAGAGATTTATCTTCAATAAGATATTAAAGCATGATAAAACCAGTGCAAAATGGGGATTATATATATAACCCCGTCAAGCTAAAGCCCCAGGAGGGAATTGAACCCTCGGCCTTCTGCTTTATGGCTTGCTTGCTTTTGATAAAACTTTTCCTAAAAGTTTTGATACCATGCAGACGCTCTGCCACTGAGCTACTGAGGCGCATTAGTTTATAACCGGTTTACAATTTATAGATTATTCTTTTTGCTTGCCTTATTACGGGCAGCCGGTGCAGCCCTGCGTGTATGCGCCGCTGAAGCTTGCACCGGTGATATTGGCCCCATTCAGGTTTGCGTACGCGAGATTCGCGCCCCTGAACTTTGCATTTGCAAAATCCGCGTTTTGCATGTTTGCATACGAGAGGTTGGCGCTTGAAAAATCCGAACCCACGAAATAGCCGTTGACCATGTATGTATACGACAGGTTTGCGCTGCGGAAATAGGTTGATATCCCGATGACGTTCCCCAGATTCGCCCCCTTGAGATCCACGTTATGGAAATTTGCATTTGTGATTATCGCGTATTCAAGATCCGCGTATTCGAAATTGACGCCCTGGTTGAAGTTTGTCCCGGTCATGTTGGCGTTTACCAGATACGCATGTGAAAAGTTGCTTTGGACTATGCTTTCTCCGGACATGTCGTAGCCCCCGACATAGCAGTACGAAGCGTCTTCATGGTTCGGCGGATGCGGGAGCTGGCAGCTCCTGTATGTTAAGCCGAGGTATGTGGCCGTTATCGTGCAGCTCTGCGATGCGACGAAGTACGCGCCTTCCGTGGTTATCCCGCACCCAGATACGGAATGGAACGTGTATATCGTATTGCCGCCCGTCAAAACTGTTGAGTTGTAGAACAGCGTGTGCCCGGTGCCCGATTTATACGTCATCGTAAGCGGCAATTGGCCGTATACGTAGTTTGCGCCGTCAAGTCCTAGTACGTCCGACTTCGGGTCCTGCATTTGCGATATCGCAAATGTGACAAGCACCGGCGGCTTGGATGGCGAGCTCTCTGTCCTGAAACTCCCGCCGTATATGAAGCTGTTGGAAGCGGGGCAGCTGTAGTTGTTGAGGCTTGAGGGCGAATTGGCGCAATAGCCGGCCGACATGCTGAATACGCCGTCATACAGCTCCCCCTGCACCCCTACCGTGCTGAAATTCGCGACGCAGAAGAACCTTTCCCCCGGTATTACGGTATTGGGCGTGCAGTAGCCGCTCGTGCTGTGTATGTTGTTTATGGAGGCGTTGAAACTGGTGAAGTTGACCACGCCGATCTGCCCGGCGCTTGCGAGTATTATCAGCTGCGACCCGGTGTCGTTTGGCAGGTTTATGTATATGAGATCGTGGCAGCTGAATGCGTTGTAGAACGTGCACTGGAATGGCAGTATCGTCTTCGGGAGCGATGTGTACAGTATCAGGAACAGCAGCACCAGCGCTATTATGAGGAAGGTGAACCCGTATGTCGAAAGGAACTCTATCGCCGTCTGCCCATTTGCCCGCATGTTCTTAATAAAGCAACTAGCATATAAATAATTAACCGATTTTGATTGCATGGACGCTTCGGATTACAAGAGCGCGATAAGGGCCCTCGGCGCCCGAAAATCCTTGGGGCAGAACTTCATGGTCAACAGGCAGATAGCTGCAATGGAGTCGGAGTATGCCAGGGATATGAGCGTGGTGGAGCTGGGACCAGGCCTGGGAATACTCACCTTGGAGCTCTGCAAGACCGCAAGGCGCGTAGTTGCCATAGAGAAGGACGAGCGCCTTTTCAATATGCTGGGCTCGGAGCTCAAGTCCAAGAAGCTCAGGCTCATAAACGGCGATTTCTTTTCGATGGAAAAGAAGGAATTCGATGGCATAGACATAATGGTATCTAACATACCGTACAGCCTTTCAAGCAAGACGATATACTGGCTGGGCTCCATGGGCATACCAGCGCTCATATGCATACAGCGTGAATTCGCGGAGCACATGCTTGCTGCTCCGGGGACGCGGAGCTATTCCAAGCTAAGCGTCATATCCGCGCTCAGGTTCAGGGCGCATTTGGTAATGGAGGTAGGTGCGAACAACTTCTACCCTGTGCCTAATGTCGATTCTTCGCTGGTCTATCTTGCGCCAAAGCCAGGGATCATGGACGAAAAGACAGCATCGACTATATCGCTCATAATGGGCCACAAGAAGAAGAGGCTGAGGAATGCGATAGCAGATTCGGCAAAGTCGCTCGGGATATCCAAGGAGTGCGCAAGGCTCGTCTCGGAGAAAATCGGGCATGCTGACGAAAGGCCGTTTCACATGGACCCGGAAACCATACTGGGGGTAGCGAAGGATGTGAACCGCGCCCTCTACTAGAAAGAGTACATCGGCTCCTGGACCTCCTTGAGTATGAGCGCGTTCTTCAGCTTCCCTGTTACGCTTTTTTCCAGCTGGTCAGACCTCTCGCGCCCTAGGACCATCTTGTAGTGCATCGGTATTACAGTCTTCGGTCCTATTTTCTTGGCTGCATTGATCGCGTCCTCTTCTGCCATGGTGTACGTGCCGCCCATCGGGAGCAGGGCGACGTCTATATCCCTGATATTCTCCATTTCAGGTATGAGGTCTGTATCTCCCGCATGGTATATCCTGGTG contains:
- a CDS encoding pentapeptide repeat-containing protein; its protein translation is MRANGQTAIEFLSTYGFTFLIIALVLLFLILYTSLPKTILPFQCTFYNAFSCHDLIYINLPNDTGSQLIILASAGQIGVVNFTSFNASINNIHSTSGYCTPNTVIPGERFFCVANFSTVGVQGELYDGVFSMSAGYCANSPSSLNNYSCPASNSFIYGGSFRTESSPSKPPVLVTFAISQMQDPKSDVLGLDGANYVYGQLPLTMTYKSGTGHTLFYNSTVLTGGNTIYTFHSVSGCGITTEGAYFVASQSCTITATYLGLTYRSCQLPHPPNHEDASYCYVGGYDMSGESIVQSNFSHAYLVNANMTGTNFNQGVNFEYADLEYAIITNANFHNVDLKGANLGNVIGISTYFRSANLSYTYMVNGYFVGSDFSSANLSYANMQNADFANAKFRGANLAYANLNGANITGASFSGAYTQGCTGCP
- the rsmA gene encoding ribosomal RNA small subunit methyltransferase A produces the protein MDASDYKSAIRALGARKSLGQNFMVNRQIAAMESEYARDMSVVELGPGLGILTLELCKTARRVVAIEKDERLFNMLGSELKSKKLRLINGDFFSMEKKEFDGIDIMVSNIPYSLSSKTIYWLGSMGIPALICIQREFAEHMLAAPGTRSYSKLSVISALRFRAHLVMEVGANNFYPVPNVDSSLVYLAPKPGIMDEKTASTISLIMGHKKKRLRNAIADSAKSLGISKECARLVSEKIGHADERPFHMDPETILGVAKDVNRALY